In Thunnus maccoyii chromosome 3, fThuMac1.1, whole genome shotgun sequence, the following proteins share a genomic window:
- the LOC121893717 gene encoding polymeric immunoglobulin receptor-like isoform X2 — MKSFLLLILSLMTGCEASSEVRGCKGGWVELTCKYPKANQEYQKIEVIKPRGQNIRSTKKYKWEKDGRFSLYHDTRNKNLRMAIKQLKSEDFGDYKCKFEQEDFSFYDSREQELELEVVKDVCQTPFTQTAYETAKTTITCDYPNEYNSSVKFICKDNNEICEEILSTQSSVKSNGTFTLTDTNSGFNMSISNVSSQHAGVYWCGVKSNKGNYRVSRRKIQLQVEGVTITKRSPTIGQDFTYWCVYSKNKLMPNNKFICKGEDPSICQPLWNTANLNTNTGKFSMEDDTYRRKITITVRNITTNDTGTYWCGAENNRRSKTFFHKLEMTVGEWTCYFIARRLYSVHFKS; from the exons ATGAAGAGTTTCCTTCTGCTCATCCTCTCACTGATGACAG gcTGTGAGGCCTCGTCTGAAGTGAGGGGATGTAAAGGAGGATGGGTTGAACTCACCTGCAAATATCCAAAAGCAAATCAGGAATATCAAAAGATAGAGGTTATTAAACCCAGAGGACAAAACATACGAAGCACTAAAAAGTATAAGTGGGAAAAGGACGGCAGATTTTCCCTGTACCATgatacaagaaataaaaatctcaGGATGgccattaaacaacttaaaagtGAGGACTTTGGGGACTACAAATGTAAATTTGAGCAAGAAGATTTCTCATTCTATGACTCCAGGGAACAGGAACTGGAACTGGAAGTTG tgaAAGATGTCTGCCAGACACCATTTACTCAAACTGCGTATGAAACAGCTAAAACCACCATCACATGTGATTACCCTAACGAATACAACTCCAGTGTCAAGTTTATCTGCAAAGACAACAATGAAATCTGTGAGGAGATTTTATCAACACAATCTTCTGTAAAGTCAAACGGGACATTCACTCTCACAGACACCAACAGTGGCTTCAACATGTCCATCAGTAATGTGAGCTCACAGCATGCTGGTGTCTACTGGTGTggagtcaaatcaaataaaggAAATTACAGAGTTTCACGCAGAAAAATACAACTGCAGGTTGAAG GTGTTACTATCACCAAAAGATCCCCAACTATTGGACAGGATTTCACATACTGGTGTGTTTACTCAAAGAATAAATTAATGCCCAATAATAAATTCATCTGTAAGGGAGAAGATCCATCTATATGTCAACCTCTATGGAACACCGCAAACCTCAATACGAACACTGGGAAGTTTTCAATGGAGGATGACACATACAGGAGAAAAATCACCATAACTGTGAGAAACATAACAACAAACGACACTGGGACATACTGGTGTGGAGCAGAAAACAATAGACGCAGTAAAACATTCTTCCACAAACTGGAGATGACTGTAGGTGAGTGGACATGTTATTTTATTGCTAGGAGGTTATATTCAGTTCACTTCAAATCTTAA
- the LOC121893717 gene encoding polymeric immunoglobulin receptor-like isoform X1 — protein MKSFLLLILSLMTGCEASSEVRGCKGGWVELTCKYPKANQEYQKIEVIKPRGQNIRSTKKYKWEKDGRFSLYHDTRNKNLRMAIKQLKSEDFGDYKCKFEQEDFSFYDSREQELELEVGKRSGEYNYEFYQEGFSFYGPRELELRVVKDVCQTPFTQTAYETAKTTITCDYPNEYNSSVKFICKDNNEICEEILSTQSSVKSNGTFTLTDTNSGFNMSISNVSSQHAGVYWCGVKSNKGNYRVSRRKIQLQVEGVTITKRSPTIGQDFTYWCVYSKNKLMPNNKFICKGEDPSICQPLWNTANLNTNTGKFSMEDDTYRRKITITVRNITTNDTGTYWCGAENNRRSKTFFHKLEMTVGEWTCYFIARRLYSVHFKS, from the exons ATGAAGAGTTTCCTTCTGCTCATCCTCTCACTGATGACAG gcTGTGAGGCCTCGTCTGAAGTGAGGGGATGTAAAGGAGGATGGGTTGAACTCACCTGCAAATATCCAAAAGCAAATCAGGAATATCAAAAGATAGAGGTTATTAAACCCAGAGGACAAAACATACGAAGCACTAAAAAGTATAAGTGGGAAAAGGACGGCAGATTTTCCCTGTACCATgatacaagaaataaaaatctcaGGATGgccattaaacaacttaaaagtGAGGACTTTGGGGACTACAAATGTAAATTTGAGCAAGAAGATTTCTCATTCTATGACTCCAGGGAACAGGAACTGGAACTGGAAGTTGGTAAGAGATCTGGGGAGTACAACTATGAATTTTACCAAGAAGGTTTCTCATTCTATGGACCCAGGGAACTGGAACTGAGAGTCG tgaAAGATGTCTGCCAGACACCATTTACTCAAACTGCGTATGAAACAGCTAAAACCACCATCACATGTGATTACCCTAACGAATACAACTCCAGTGTCAAGTTTATCTGCAAAGACAACAATGAAATCTGTGAGGAGATTTTATCAACACAATCTTCTGTAAAGTCAAACGGGACATTCACTCTCACAGACACCAACAGTGGCTTCAACATGTCCATCAGTAATGTGAGCTCACAGCATGCTGGTGTCTACTGGTGTggagtcaaatcaaataaaggAAATTACAGAGTTTCACGCAGAAAAATACAACTGCAGGTTGAAG GTGTTACTATCACCAAAAGATCCCCAACTATTGGACAGGATTTCACATACTGGTGTGTTTACTCAAAGAATAAATTAATGCCCAATAATAAATTCATCTGTAAGGGAGAAGATCCATCTATATGTCAACCTCTATGGAACACCGCAAACCTCAATACGAACACTGGGAAGTTTTCAATGGAGGATGACACATACAGGAGAAAAATCACCATAACTGTGAGAAACATAACAACAAACGACACTGGGACATACTGGTGTGGAGCAGAAAACAATAGACGCAGTAAAACATTCTTCCACAAACTGGAGATGACTGTAGGTGAGTGGACATGTTATTTTATTGCTAGGAGGTTATATTCAGTTCACTTCAAATCTTAA